A section of the Pan paniscus chromosome 7, NHGRI_mPanPan1-v2.0_pri, whole genome shotgun sequence genome encodes:
- the LOC100983339 gene encoding large ribosomal subunit protein uL1-like — protein sequence MAGEAMSSKVSCDTLYKAVQEVLHGNQCKRHKFLETMELHISLKNYDPQKDKRFSGTVRLKSTPHPKFSVCVLGDQQHCDKAKAVDIPHMDIKTLKNLNKNKKPVKKLVKKYDAFLASESLIKQIPRILGPGLNKAGKFPSLLTHNENMVAKVDEVKSTIKFQMKKVLCLAVAVGHVKMTDDELV from the coding sequence ATGGCGGGAGAAGCCATGAGCAGCAAAGTCTCTTGCGACACCCTGTACAAGGCGGTGCAGGAAGTCCTGCACGGGAACCAGTGCAAGCGCCACAAGTTCCTGGAGACGATGGAGTTGCACATCAGCTTGAAGAACTATGACCCCCAGAAGGACAAGCGCTTCTCGGGCACCGTCAGGCTTAAGtccactccccaccccaagtTCTCTGTGTGTGTCCTGGGGGACCAGCAGCACTGTGACAAGGCTAAGGCCGTAGATATCCCCCACATGGACATCAAGACGCTGAAAAACCTCAACAAGAATAAAAAACCGGTCAAGAAGCTGGTCAAGAAGTATGATGCATTTTTGGCCTCAGAGTCTCTGATCAAGCAGATTCCACGAATCCTCGGCCCAGGTCTAAATAAGGCAGGAAAGTTCCCTTCACTGCTCACACACAATGAAAATATGGTGGCCAAAGTGGATGAGGTGAAGTCGACAATCAAGTTCCAAATGAAGAAGGTGTTATGTCTGGCTGTAGCTGTTGGTCACGTGAAGATGACAGACGATGAGCTTGTGTAA